In one Alnus glutinosa chromosome 12, dhAlnGlut1.1, whole genome shotgun sequence genomic region, the following are encoded:
- the LOC133851194 gene encoding protein PHR1-LIKE 1-like, which produces MMNMHPALSVQRSGAKQLSNLGASGAMSSAFPVLPPLVEDKYTKYPDSFQVTSGRELMTNSNPAQAPALGSNSSIDGNMFTFSPGFPYDVHFSSVSPHGQNSQNSPFISQSSTEGAPFPTTHSSHLGIQSTALINHHDGSQDIPWCPDPLDDFLNFPQSVSIQNGQVESSTGVITSEDHARRTDLQWVDGLISEMDPDWNELPNVNVADPEQKLHSVPPGDFHDVTNTLPNPPPAKSRMRWTPELHEAFVEAVNQLGGGDRATPKGVKNLMNVEGLTIYHVKSHLQKYRTARYKPESSEGTSEKKSTPIEDVKSVDLKASMGITEALRLQMELQKRLHEQLEIQRKLQLQIEEQGQHLQKMFEKQKEMEDDRIKAFASNPDDDKSVTSKPDQDKTGAHETKSTEDRGPGDGGDSDAPPTKRPRADQTATSSIKSGSD; this is translated from the exons ATGATGAACATGCACCCTGCTTTATCTGTTCAGAGATCAGGTGCAAAGCAGCTCAGTAACTTGGGGGCTTCTGGAGCTATGTCTTCAGCTTTTCCAGTTCTCCCTCCCCTTGTTGAAGACAAGTATACCAAATATCCAGATTCTTTTCAGGTTACCTCAGGAAGGGAACTGATGACAAATTCCAATCCAGCGCAGGCTCCTGCATTAGGTTCGAACAGCAGTATTGATGGGAACATGTTTACCTTCTCTCCTGGATTCCCATATGATGttcatttttcttcagtttcacCACATGGACAGAATTCCCAAAATTCTCCATTCATTTCCCAGTCATCAACTGAGGGAGCACCATTCCCAACAACCCATTCTTCCCATCTGGGCATACAATCTACAGCATTGATTAATCACCATGATGGAAGTCAGGATATCCCTTGGTGTCCAGATCCACTTGACGATTTCCTCAATTTTCCTCAAAGTGTCTCTATTCAGAATGGTCAGGTGGAAAGCAGTACCGGTGTCATAACATCTGAGGACCATGCTAGGAGAACTGATCTGCAGTGGGTTGATGGATTAATCTCTGAGATGGATCCAGATTGGAATGAGCTTCCCAATGTTAATGTAGCAGATCCTGAACAAAAG CTACATTCTGTACCACCTGGAGATTTTCATGATGTCACTAATACGTTGCCCAATCCACCCCCTGCAAAGTCGCGAATGCGTTGGACACCAGAACTTCATGAGGCCTTTGTGGAAGCTGTCAATCAGCTTGGTGGTGGTGACC GAGCTACTCCAAAGGGTGTCAAAAATCTCATGAATGTTGAAGGCCTGACCATCTATCACGTAAAAAGCCACCTGCAG aaatataGAACAGCCAGATACAAACCAGAGTCATCAGAAG GAACTTCTGAGAAAAAATCAACTCCTATTGAAGACGTGAAATCTGTAGACCTAAAAGC GAGTATGGGAATCACTGAAGCATTGCGGTTGCAGATGGAACTGCAGAAGCGGCTTCATGAACAACTGGAG ATTCAAAGAAAGCTGCAATTGCAAATTGAAGAACAAGGGCAGCATCTTCAGAAGATGTTTGAGAAACAGAAAGAGATGGAAGATGACAGGATAAAGGCCTTTGCATCGAACCCGGATGATGACAAATCAGTAACCTCAAAACCGGATCAAGATAAAACCGGGGCACATGAAACCAAAAGTACCGAGGATCGGGGACCAGGTGACGGCGGCGACTCTGATGCCCCACCGACGAAACGACCAAGAGCAGATCAAACAGCAACATCATCAATCAAATCTGGATCTGATTGA